A genomic window from Ischnura elegans chromosome 10, ioIscEleg1.1, whole genome shotgun sequence includes:
- the LOC124166692 gene encoding caspase-1-like produces the protein MSSPFNATGGMDSGEAGNNQLPELGDVYEVQSSVFLLPRYEREDATDARSTDTQQPPPPAYVHPVHPGRVPGGNEPGESTASAPEPGTTSEDEESDKYSMQHRRRGVALIFNHENFEESGLRRREGADKDGDALRGLLEMLSFEVRYHKDRTVAELKKILRDVSMEDHSDADCLFVAVMTHGEQGDLLHAKDNPIKGDEIWRPFTADKVISLAGKPKIFLVQACRGNAVEEGVWVADALDSFPADATIQIPTRADFLFAHSTLEGYYSWRNPEEGSWFVQDFCKMMRQHCRRKDLLTIMTLTLKAVAFNRKSCAPMRRDLHRKKQMPVFSSTLTKLVYFESTSI, from the exons ATGTCCTCGCCATTCAACGCTACTGGAGGGATGGACTCCGGAGAAGCGGGAAATAATCAGCTTCCTGAACTCGGAGACGTCTACGAAGTGCAAAGTTCAGTTTTCCTCCTCCCTCG TTACGAAAGGGAAGACGCTACCGATGCACGGTCCACTGACACGCAACAACCACCGCCTCCGGCATACGTCCACCCAGTGCACCCAGGGCGGGTTCCAGGGGGTAATGAGCCGGGCGAATCGACCGCCTCTGCCCCCGAGCCCGGGACCACTTCGGAAGACGAGGAATCGGACAAGTATAGCATGCAGCACAGGAGGCGGGGCGTCGCACTCATCTTCAACCACGAGAATTTCGAGGAGTCCGGACTGAGGAGGCGGGAGGGCGCGGATAAGGACGGTGATGCTCTCAGAGGGCTGCTGGAAATGCTGTCGTTCGAAGTTCGCTACCACAAGGACCGCACCGTCGCTGAGTTGAAGAAAATCCTGAGGGACG TGTCTATGGAAGATCACTCCGATGCCGACTGCCTCTTCGTTGCTGTCATGACCCACGGGGAGCAGGGGGACTTGCTTCACGCCAAGGACAATCCTATCAAGGGCGACGAAATCTGGCGACCCTTCACCGCGGACAAAGTCATTTCCTTGGCTGGGAAGCCGAAAATATTTCTGGTGCAG GCTTGTCGGGGGAATGCTGTGGAAGAAGGAGTTTGGGTAGCCGATGCCCTTGATTCATTCCCTGCGGATGCCACAATTCAAATTCCCACGAGGGCTGATTTCCTCTTTGCTCACTCCACGCTCGAAG gatattactcctggaggaaCCCTGAGGAAGGGTCTTGGTTCGTCCAGGACTTCTGCAAGATGATGCGGCAGCACTGTCGTCGGAAGGACCTGCTGACCATCATGACGCTCACGCTAAAAGCCGTCGCCTTCAACCGGAAGTCGTGCGCCCCCATGAGACGCGACCTGCACAGAAAGAAGCAGATGCCCGTCTTCTCGTCCACGCTCACGAAATTGGTCTATTTCGAATCCACATCCATATAA